The following are encoded together in the Populus trichocarpa isolate Nisqually-1 chromosome 5, P.trichocarpa_v4.1, whole genome shotgun sequence genome:
- the LOC7492134 gene encoding NAC domain-containing protein 6, which produces MEFDGLPGFRFHPTEEELLDFYLTKTVLGQDTADIIGFLNIYNHEPWDLPGLSKIGEREWYFLVHRESVLGRPRRTTEKGYWKATGSDRPIRCLMDPKRLLGHRKTMVFYRGRAPRGSKTDWVMNEYRLPSNCYLSKEIVLCKVYRKATSLKVLEQRAAIEEIVRAPNVTSLSPPMQENFSFYDPQKSFNKFLLEQNNVVHKVEGVTVIEEEEDNKIGYPSQIMGVGPIKEHFSELLSPKLVLDWTMDSLWPN; this is translated from the exons atggagtttgATGGGCTCCCAGGTTTTCGATTCCACCCAACAGAAGAAGAACTCTTAGATTTCTACCTTACAAAGACTGTCTTAGGTCAAGACACAGCTGATATCATTGGTTTCCTCAACATATACAATCACGAACCTTGGGACTTGCCAG GATTATCGAAGATAGGGGAGAGGGAGTGGTATTTCCTTGTGCACAGGGAGAGCGTTCTTGGGAGACCCAGGAGGACAACCGAGAAAGGTTACTGGAAGGCAACTGGTTCGGACAGGCCCATCCGATGCTTGATGGATCCGAAAAGGTTGTTGGGTCATAGAAAAACTATGGTTTTCTACAGAGGAAGAGCTCCACGAGGGAGCAAAACGGATTGGGTCATGAATGAGTACAGATTGCCTAGCAACTGCTATTTATCGAAG GAGATTGTGCTTTGCAAAGTATATAGAAAGGCAACATCATTGAAGGTCTTGGAGCAAAGGGCAGCCATAGAAGAAATTGTTAGAGCACCTAACGTCACATCTTTATCTCCTCCAATGCAAGAGAATTTCTCTTTTTATGACCCCCAAAAGAGCTTCAACAAGTTCTTGTTAGAACAAAATAATGTTGTTCACAAAGTAGAGGGAGTGACAgtaatagaagaagaagaagacaacaaaATTGGTTACCCATCCCAAATAATGGGAGTTGGACCCATCAAAGAGCACTTCTCCGAGCTCCTGTCACCAAAGTTAGTCCTGGATTGGACCATGGATTCACTTTGGCCTAACTAA